Proteins encoded in a region of the Methylosinus trichosporium OB3b genome:
- a CDS encoding type II toxin-antitoxin system HicB family antitoxin, whose translation MILKHEGYIAEVSYEDGDALMNGVVVNARGTLHFAGRDIDDLRRAFAETIDDYREWCKDRGVEPEKPYSGTLSLRIPPELHKRVAEQAAKAGESINQFIAARLADVA comes from the coding sequence ATGATTCTGAAGCATGAAGGCTACATCGCCGAGGTGAGCTATGAGGACGGCGATGCGCTCATGAACGGCGTCGTCGTCAACGCTCGCGGCACGCTTCACTTCGCCGGCCGCGACATAGATGATCTGCGCCGGGCTTTCGCGGAGACGATCGACGACTACCGAGAGTGGTGCAAGGATCGCGGCGTCGAGCCGGAGAAGCCCTATTCGGGCACGCTGTCGCTGCGCATTCCTCCGGAACTGCACAAGCGCGTCGCGGAGCAGGCCGCAAAGGCCGGCGAGAGCATCAATCAGTTCATCGCCGCGCGGCTCGCAGATGTCGCGTAA
- a CDS encoding type II toxin-antitoxin system HicA family toxin, with the protein MNAKHRRTLEAIFARPVPSDIRWTDIESLLIALGAERSEGRGSRVRFLLAGAEAVFHRPHPQPETDKGAVAAVRRFLESAGVTP; encoded by the coding sequence ATGAACGCGAAGCATCGGCGCACCTTGGAGGCGATCTTCGCCCGTCCGGTCCCCTCGGATATTCGCTGGACGGACATCGAAAGCCTCCTCATCGCGCTCGGGGCGGAGCGTTCCGAGGGCCGCGGCTCCCGCGTTCGTTTCCTGCTGGCTGGCGCCGAGGCGGTTTTCCATCGGCCGCATCCGCAGCCGGAAACCGACAAGGGCGCCGTCGCAGCGGTTCGCCGCTTCCTCGAAAGCGCGGGAGTGACGCCATGA